In Sphingobacterium sp. R2, the genomic stretch TTGATGCCGCGATTAACGACCTGCTTTTAATTAAAGCTGTAGGTTATGAACAAGATACAGTCTTTATTTACGATAATAGCCTGAGGAGAATCTATTTGAACAGAATAAATAATGTGATTCAGCTGAATGAAGTTGTTGTCGAACGGATGACCGATAGTAGACTCGCTACTGAAATACAACGCGAAAAGACTGCAGGAAAATATTCGGACGCAACTCAGAACCGCGGGGGCATACGGATTTCTCCAAGTCGTATATTTAGTAAAGAGGGAAAACAAGCTCGTTCAAATTATAAATTACTGGTAGCTGAACTCGAGAAGAGAGCAGTTGACAGAAAATTTACAGAGAATCTGATTAAAGAATTGACTCCACTCAGTGGTTCGAGCCTAGCCCTATTTAAGGAAAGGTTTAGACCTTCCTATAAATTTATTCAAAACAGCAGCCAAGAGACTCTGAAGGTCTATATCATGGATAGCTATAAAAAATTTAACGAGAAAAAATAAAAGACAAACACTTTTATCACGTGATTGTCAGAAGGTTTTAAACTGTAATAATTTTTATTTCAGTTTAAAACCTTTTCTGTTACTTTGTGTTATAATTTAGAAAAATCAGCAGAGGATGTTACACAACTTGAGGTTCGCAACAGCATTACACATTATGGTTCTGGCACAGTTAGAAGAGTCAAATCAATGGCTTTCTTCTGAATATATTGCGTCAAGCATCCAGGTCAATGCAAGTGTGGTTCGCAAAGAAATTGCATCTCTCAAAACAGCATCTTTACTGACAAGTAAAGAAGGTAAGGGTGGCGGTATTCGCATAAATCCCGAGAATCCAACGATTACCTTGGCTGATATTTATATCAGCACCAAGCAAACCGATTTCGGCGGGAAATTTAACAATCCCAATCCGGCCTGTATTGTGGGCAAAAATATCAACTCCAAACTCCAGGATCTGTATCAGGAAGTCGACACTGATATTGTACAGCGTTTGGAAAAGATAACCCTGGCTGATTTTAGCAAAACATTTAATTAAAGGAAACATGAAAGTAGCAGTAATTGGATCCACAGGATACGTAGGATCTCATCTCGTAAAAGAATTGGTAGACCGTAACTATGACGTAGTCGCCATCGCCCGCCACATCGAAAATATTACATCGAGTGAAAAAGTAACCAAACTCCAAGTAGATATCAATGATAATAATCAATTGGTTTCTGCGCTAAAAGGTGTTGATGTTGTTGTTTCGGCTTTCAATGCCGGATGGACCAACCCTAATCTTTATGAAGATTTTACAAAAGGTGCATTGGCCATCCAACAGGCTGTTAAAGATGCCGGTATCAATCGTTTCATTGTTATTGGTGGTGCCGGGAGTTTATTGATTGATGGGAATAGACTGGTCGATTCACCGGATTTTCCCAAAGAAATTAAACCTGGGGCATTAGCTGCAGCAGATTATCTGAATACCATCCAGAAAGAAGATCAACTTACCTGGACCATGTTTAGTCCTGCTATAGAAATGAATTCACATGCTGGTGGAACACGTACCGGAAAATACCGCACAGGCCTTGATACTCCTGTATTTGATCAGGAGGGTCGTTCTAGACTATCAGTTGAGGATCTTGCAGTAGCAATAGTAGATGAAATTGAAAAAAAACAATTCCTCAATAAACGCTTTACAGCAGCCTATTAGTACCCAAATAAGCATTTGATTAAGATTTATTACAAAAGGGAGGAGCAATCTTCCCTTTTTTCATTGATATCATTTATATTTGACATTAATTAAACAATTAAGAAGCTAAATAATCGTAAATCATCAATCCTATGCTATTTAAAAAATCGATTCCTCAACTGATTGCTGAGGCAAATGAAAATGGTGAACACACGCTAAAAAGGACACTGTCGAGCTCGGGTCTAATCGCCCTGGGAGTTGGGGCCATCATCGGAGCAGGCCTTTTCTCGTTAACAGGAATTGCTGCCGCTGAAAATGCAGGGCCAGCTGTTATCCTATCTTTCATTATCGCAGCAGTAGGCTGTGGCTTCGCAGGTCTTTGTTACGCGGAATTTGCTTCTATGATTCCTGTTGCGGGGAGTGCATATACATATTCGTACGCTACAATGGGGGAATTTGTTGCCTGGATTATCGGATGGGATCTTGTACTTGAATATGCATTAGCAGGAGCTACAGTAGCCGTCAGCTGGTCCCAGTATTTCAATCAGCTCCTGATGATATTTCATATTCAACTCCCAGACACCCTCCTCAAAGGTCCTTGGGAAGGCGGAGTTGTCAATTTGCCTGCCATCGTTATTGTCTGTCTACTCTCGCTGCTATTGATGCGCGGCACCCAGGAATCATCCCGTGTAAACAATATATTGGTGATTCTAAAAGTCGGCGTCGTGTTGATCTTTATCGCCTTGGGATGGAGCTTCATCAATCCGGCAAACCACGATCCATTTATTCCTGTAAATGCAGGTGAAGAGCTTGTAAAAAGTGGACAACAAAGCTTCTGGTCATTTCTAAAGAGTGATGATTTTGGTCACTTTGGCATCAGTGGAGTATTGCGTGCAGCAGGCGTTGTATTTTTTGCATTCATAGGCTTTGATGCGGTGAGCACCGCTGCTCAAGAGGCAAAGGATCCTAAAAAAGGTATGCCAATAGGCATCATCGGCTCTTTAATAATCTGCACACTTCTGTATGTCTTATTCTCCTACGTGATGACTGGTATTGAAAACTATACCATGTTTAAAGGCGACGCAAAACCTGTTGCTACCGCTTTTGCGAAAACAGGATATCATTTTCTAAACACAGCATTGATTATTACGATTATTGCAGGCTATACTTCAGTTATTCTCGTGATGTTACTTGGTCAGAGCCGTGTATTTTATTCAATGAGTAAAGATGGTTTACTGCCAAAGATATTTTCAGATCTATCCAAAAGACAGACACCTTGGAAAACCAATGCTATTTTTATGGTATTCGTGAGTATATTCGCAGGTTTTGTTCCGGTTTCGGACCTTGGACATATGGTGAGTATTGGTACATTGTTTGCCTTTACATTGGTTTGCATAGGCATTCTAGTGCTCCGCAAAACTGACCCTAATTTGGAACGCCCATTTAAAACGCCATTAGTACCTTTCGTTCCGGTCATGGGTATCTTGGTCTGTATTTTAATGATGGCTTCATTGCCAATCGAAAGTTGGGAACGTTTAGCGATCTGGCTTGCTATTGGATTGCTGATCTACTTTGTATATGGTAAAAAGCATAGTGTCATTAGAAAACAACATCAGAACCAACAAAATATAGGTTAAACAAAATAGGCTTCTTTATAAGAAGCCTATTTTGTTTAAAAAGATCACGAACATATGTAAACTACAACGCGCTTAGTTTAAAATATCCGTTAGATATAATATCCTCTTCCCGATCGACATTTGGTCTAATTTGAATACAATACTTATCCTTATCTGCTGGTATTAGCAAATCCTCTATCTCATATATATCATCCACATCCAAGCCATACTTATCATCGATATGCGCCGAACTGTGGTGCTTCCAAAAAACAGTACGCTTAGCCTTTTCAGTCGCCTTAGCCAAACTGGATGCCACAATAATTTCTTTGTAGTGGAACTCATCAAATTCATTCGGTTTGTAGCCACCTAAATTGACAAAAAACAACTTCAATTCGGAATCATTAGTTTGTTCATCACTCCTCTCAACGATGTTGATTTCATACTCTCCGACCTTATGGACAATACGGTAAGCATCAATGTGAATTTTACCATCAGCCTCTGGCCAAAAATCTCTAATGGGATCGACAAAATCTTTAAGTTCATCACCAATTCCAAAGAAAATATCATGCTGCTCTGTTCGTCTACTTTTCGGTTTACAGCCGATCAAAATCATAAATAATTTCATAATATACTAATCAGTTTTTCAATATCCCTGTTAAAATATCCCATTTATTTTCATATGTGTTTATGCATAAGAATGATGGATATTTCATAACTTAAGCCCTGTAAATAATAAAAGTAACTATTATCCATCATTTAACATGTATTATACGTTCTCAATGCACAAAATATTCCTATCATTTACGTTAGTTTTTTTATCACTATTGTCCTTTGGGCAAAGACCCTCCACCGATAAAAAACTCGAATCGAAAATAAAACAGCTGGTTCAAGGTTTTCGGGGCGATGTCGGCATTTATGTACATCATCTCAAAAAAAATAAAGAGGTGAATATTCAGGCTGACAGCATTTTTCCTACTGCAAGTATTGTCAAAATACCTATTTTAGTTGGCATATTTGATAAAATTGAAAAAGGTGAGTTACAGCTTGACCAGCAATTGGTGTACCGCAGTAATCAAAAATATGGTGGCTCTGGGCTCATGCAATTTTTTAATGACAGTACAGAAGTGGATCTAAAAACCTTAATTGGTCTAATGCTGTCGTATAGCGATAATGTAACCAGTATCTGGAATCAGAAACTCGCGGGAGGTGGGGGCGCAATTAATAAATTAATGACCGACCTTCGACTAGTGAACACCCTTGTCAACTCAAAGACTGAGGGACGAAAATTGGATTGGGAACGATATGGCTGGGGGCAGACAACCCCTAAGGAGATGGCTGAATTGGTAACATTGATCCGAGAAGGAAAAGTTGTATCTGCAAAATCTTCCGATCAGATGTATCGCCTTTTGGGGAATATGTTCTATGATGAACGAGGGCTCTCACAAATCCCGGCAACTGTAAAAACGGCATCGAAAACAGGATCTCTAGACGATGTACGTAATGAGGTTATTTTAGTCAATGCACCGAAGGGAGATTATGTTTTCAGTATATTCACCAAGAATAATGCTGATAAAAGTTGGGGAAAAACCAATGAAGCTGAAGTCCTCACCCGGAAACTTTCCAAATTGCTATGGGATTATTATCAATAAAAAGTTAAGACTATATTATAAAATGAAACTTTATAATAAAGGGACACCGTTCAATGTGTCCCTTTATTATATTAATAAGGTTCAATATAGTTTTTAGTTCTTCAATGCTTCACCAACATTCTTAGCTTTTCTGCTAATATCGTCACCAACTTTTTTGGAAGCATCTTTTACATCTTTAGCAGCATCTTTCGTACCGTTAGCGACATCATTCGCAACGTTTTTCGTGCCTTGAGCGACATCTTTTGCAGCATCTTTTGTTTTATCAACTGCTGTGTTCGTTGCATCTACTGTTGCATCTTTCGCGTCTTTTAATCCCTCTTTCACATCCTCTCCAGCATTACGCAATGCTGCTTTCGTTTTTTCCCATGCGGTATTCGCTTCTTCTGAAGCTGCACGAGCTTTTTCCTCCGCTTCTTTATCGCCTTTCGCAATAGCTTCATCCAAATCCTTTTTTGCCTGCTCGGCTTTTAAACGAGCATTTTCCTCCGCATTTTTTAAATCTGCTATTGCTGCGTCTACGTGCTCGCCAACTGTCTGAGCTGAATCGGTAGATACAGTATCTCTTTTCTCCGAATTGTTGCAAGAAGACATCACCAATGTCCCTGCCACGACTGCTAAAAGTGCAATTTTTTTCATTATAAATTGATTGATAAGTGTAGTTTTTCAAATGCTCATCAGAGCACATATACATGAATTTACAACTTCTATGCCAAATAGAAAAATTATTGCTTTGGATAGACTGTTCCTTTCGCGGCTTCTAAT encodes the following:
- a CDS encoding DUF1543 domain-containing protein; the protein is MKLFMILIGCKPKSRRTEQHDIFFGIGDELKDFVDPIRDFWPEADGKIHIDAYRIVHKVGEYEINIVERSDEQTNDSELKLFFVNLGGYKPNEFDEFHYKEIIVASSLAKATEKAKRTVFWKHHSSAHIDDKYGLDVDDIYEIEDLLIPADKDKYCIQIRPNVDREEDIISNGYFKLSAL
- a CDS encoding NAD(P)-dependent oxidoreductase; this encodes MKVAVIGSTGYVGSHLVKELVDRNYDVVAIARHIENITSSEKVTKLQVDINDNNQLVSALKGVDVVVSAFNAGWTNPNLYEDFTKGALAIQQAVKDAGINRFIVIGGAGSLLIDGNRLVDSPDFPKEIKPGALAAADYLNTIQKEDQLTWTMFSPAIEMNSHAGGTRTGKYRTGLDTPVFDQEGRSRLSVEDLAVAIVDEIEKKQFLNKRFTAAY
- a CDS encoding amino acid permease, coding for MLFKKSIPQLIAEANENGEHTLKRTLSSSGLIALGVGAIIGAGLFSLTGIAAAENAGPAVILSFIIAAVGCGFAGLCYAEFASMIPVAGSAYTYSYATMGEFVAWIIGWDLVLEYALAGATVAVSWSQYFNQLLMIFHIQLPDTLLKGPWEGGVVNLPAIVIVCLLSLLLMRGTQESSRVNNILVILKVGVVLIFIALGWSFINPANHDPFIPVNAGEELVKSGQQSFWSFLKSDDFGHFGISGVLRAAGVVFFAFIGFDAVSTAAQEAKDPKKGMPIGIIGSLIICTLLYVLFSYVMTGIENYTMFKGDAKPVATAFAKTGYHFLNTALIITIIAGYTSVILVMLLGQSRVFYSMSKDGLLPKIFSDLSKRQTPWKTNAIFMVFVSIFAGFVPVSDLGHMVSIGTLFAFTLVCIGILVLRKTDPNLERPFKTPLVPFVPVMGILVCILMMASLPIESWERLAIWLAIGLLIYFVYGKKHSVIRKQHQNQQNIG
- a CDS encoding serine hydrolase; this encodes MHKIFLSFTLVFLSLLSFGQRPSTDKKLESKIKQLVQGFRGDVGIYVHHLKKNKEVNIQADSIFPTASIVKIPILVGIFDKIEKGELQLDQQLVYRSNQKYGGSGLMQFFNDSTEVDLKTLIGLMLSYSDNVTSIWNQKLAGGGGAINKLMTDLRLVNTLVNSKTEGRKLDWERYGWGQTTPKEMAELVTLIREGKVVSAKSSDQMYRLLGNMFYDERGLSQIPATVKTASKTGSLDDVRNEVILVNAPKGDYVFSIFTKNNADKSWGKTNEAEVLTRKLSKLLWDYYQ
- a CDS encoding Rrf2 family transcriptional regulator encodes the protein MLHNLRFATALHIMVLAQLEESNQWLSSEYIASSIQVNASVVRKEIASLKTASLLTSKEGKGGGIRINPENPTITLADIYISTKQTDFGGKFNNPNPACIVGKNINSKLQDLYQEVDTDIVQRLEKITLADFSKTFN